In Xanthomonas sp. SI, the following are encoded in one genomic region:
- a CDS encoding dsDNA nuclease domain-containing protein has product MTKGEDASHSNAARPQLNEVKPRELTGRDVLARFQCQFRGAALACLGILEGKALNRVYCDYQDDFVTRESLDGMSVYNFVQVKTKGSKKHQWSRLELFGLPLKLPTIIKGTHAPGGSAAKPATPEQLARIKGSFVGKLLEHTVNFGDACKTVTFLTNVYLSDDVEEIATAIYSGDVSERTVRYLADNYVAIFGIAISPALRSVHASIGKLTLSAGHDYLDPHHPDFEAKAVKAVWEYSEIDLSHTEGIELVEKLLALIQKKSNRKLLSELTAADLDDAVGVGVDDLLDLLPISRGAYYHFLNDGDASALKNASILQRKLSKAGAMPELIETASRWKVAWDNWFRTYRHTYEREITFLQHDLNGIYGRWARGEVSFPGLQEEVNKLKSSLSTGALGAVLTEEMLTGGILAELVRSESR; this is encoded by the coding sequence ATGACTAAGGGGGAAGACGCGAGCCATAGCAACGCAGCTCGGCCGCAACTGAATGAAGTAAAGCCACGTGAGCTCACAGGACGGGACGTGCTCGCTCGGTTTCAGTGTCAGTTTCGAGGGGCTGCGCTGGCCTGCCTAGGTATCCTGGAGGGAAAGGCTCTAAACCGAGTCTATTGCGACTATCAAGACGACTTTGTCACCCGAGAATCTCTTGATGGCATGTCGGTCTATAATTTTGTGCAGGTTAAGACGAAGGGCTCGAAGAAGCATCAATGGAGTCGCCTTGAACTCTTTGGCCTCCCACTCAAGCTTCCTACAATCATCAAAGGCACTCATGCGCCCGGTGGCTCCGCAGCCAAACCAGCAACTCCTGAACAGTTGGCAAGAATCAAGGGGAGCTTTGTTGGCAAGCTGTTGGAACACACAGTGAATTTTGGCGATGCCTGCAAAACCGTTACGTTCCTCACCAATGTGTACCTGTCAGACGATGTAGAGGAGATCGCGACAGCAATCTACTCCGGAGACGTCAGTGAGCGCACGGTACGGTATTTGGCCGACAACTACGTTGCCATTTTTGGAATCGCGATATCTCCTGCACTGAGAAGTGTGCATGCCAGCATAGGAAAGCTCACGCTTTCCGCTGGACATGATTATCTCGATCCTCACCATCCCGATTTCGAAGCCAAGGCTGTTAAAGCAGTATGGGAATATAGTGAGATCGACCTCTCTCACACGGAAGGTATTGAGCTGGTCGAAAAGCTATTGGCCCTAATTCAGAAGAAGTCGAACCGTAAGCTCTTGTCTGAGCTTACTGCCGCTGATCTAGATGACGCGGTAGGAGTCGGCGTCGACGATCTGCTCGACCTCCTACCCATTTCTCGAGGCGCCTACTATCATTTCCTCAACGATGGAGATGCAAGCGCACTAAAAAATGCGTCCATTCTTCAACGGAAGCTTAGCAAAGCTGGTGCCATGCCGGAGCTAATTGAGACAGCATCACGCTGGAAAGTGGCATGGGATAATTGGTTTCGCACGTACCGGCATACCTATGAGCGAGAAATAACCTTTTTGCAGCACGATTTAAACGGAATCTATGGCCGTTGGGCACGCGGGGAGGTGTCATTTCCTGGGTTGCAGGAAGAGGTCAACAAATTGAAAAGCAGCCTATCTACCGGGGCGCTGGGTGCAGTTCTTACAGAAGAGATGCTCACTGGCGGTATATTGGCTGAACTTGTCAGGAGTGAATCCCGATGA
- a CDS encoding AAA family ATPase: MKLISLQILGLGTTAWSSNKLNFGKRITQLFGPNGCGKTPIVQSIVFALGYKVEYRDDIIERCDYVILEVLVGGREFAIKRKLKGSFDVTVEERGGATAEFINEREYSRFLLSLWGLEDPVLTTVGDAATHIYSAQILPLFYLDQDHGYADEYYAAPKFIKSQYAESMRLVCKLGPKNSFDKRRAKSELKDKLEYLDRAVVRSEKLMEELTSDLGGARRPAQDIDHELQTSIDGLEALRESGGVSEQVNVELDTRIAQLQQQERTLGRERSDLEARVRGFGQIKHEIEVEADTLSLNEEARRIFASFDAICANENCGLFVRSSVTYGKSLLYLKDQIKDLERTNFAHQRRIDEISAELSALVSQISAARAARAESTTQSSVSSLVEVVSKLTEKVIKLRRARQIEGELVREETEYVVRLDERSKIQARLADLEGYASATNLDLLRIRHAICERIRFWLSVLRTPNVSLDVQMDSDFNVTFGGQKVAKFKGSTLTRIILSIRTAAFDIVTQADGTGPRFFILDTPRQQDISRDDLAEYIRKIQLLASERSAQVIFSTTNHRYDLGEDDAEWTPEFPGADHLMFLGARSNEVHDAEQSS; encoded by the coding sequence ATGAAACTGATTAGCCTCCAAATATTAGGACTGGGCACAACCGCCTGGTCTTCGAATAAGCTTAACTTTGGCAAACGCATCACTCAGTTATTTGGGCCAAATGGGTGCGGCAAGACACCCATTGTTCAATCTATTGTTTTCGCACTTGGATATAAAGTTGAATATCGTGATGACATCATCGAACGGTGTGATTATGTGATCCTGGAAGTGCTAGTCGGCGGCCGAGAATTCGCTATAAAAAGGAAGTTAAAAGGTTCTTTTGACGTCACGGTCGAGGAGCGTGGCGGGGCAACAGCAGAGTTCATTAATGAGCGCGAGTACAGCAGATTCCTGCTGTCGCTGTGGGGGTTGGAGGATCCTGTTTTAACTACTGTCGGCGATGCGGCAACTCATATCTATAGCGCCCAGATATTGCCCTTATTCTACCTTGATCAAGATCATGGCTATGCGGATGAGTACTACGCGGCGCCTAAGTTCATCAAGAGCCAGTATGCAGAGTCCATGAGACTCGTCTGCAAACTTGGTCCAAAGAACTCTTTCGACAAGCGACGTGCGAAAAGCGAGCTAAAAGACAAGCTTGAGTACCTAGATCGAGCAGTGGTCAGGTCAGAAAAGTTGATGGAAGAACTGACGTCTGACCTAGGCGGAGCTCGTCGTCCGGCTCAGGACATAGATCACGAGCTTCAGACTTCCATTGACGGCTTGGAGGCGCTACGCGAAAGCGGGGGCGTCTCGGAACAAGTCAATGTTGAGCTTGACACCCGTATTGCACAGCTGCAGCAGCAGGAGCGTACATTAGGGCGTGAGCGGTCCGACCTGGAAGCTCGTGTTCGCGGTTTTGGACAAATAAAGCATGAGATTGAGGTAGAAGCTGACACTCTATCTTTGAATGAGGAAGCCCGGCGGATCTTTGCTTCTTTTGATGCAATTTGCGCAAATGAAAATTGCGGTCTATTCGTAAGAAGTTCCGTAACATATGGGAAAAGCCTACTCTATCTGAAGGACCAGATTAAGGATCTTGAAAGAACTAATTTTGCTCATCAGCGAAGAATTGACGAAATCTCAGCAGAGCTATCGGCATTAGTTTCGCAAATTTCAGCAGCTAGGGCAGCACGAGCTGAATCTACGACTCAATCGTCTGTTTCCTCTTTGGTTGAAGTCGTATCTAAACTTACCGAAAAGGTCATAAAACTAAGGCGCGCTCGACAAATCGAGGGTGAGTTGGTCCGTGAGGAGACCGAGTATGTTGTGCGCCTTGACGAGAGATCAAAAATTCAAGCTCGTCTGGCGGATTTAGAAGGATATGCGAGCGCCACCAACCTTGACCTTTTGAGAATCCGCCATGCCATTTGTGAGCGAATCAGATTTTGGCTTAGTGTTCTGCGCACGCCAAACGTTAGTTTAGATGTCCAAATGGATAGCGACTTCAATGTGACCTTCGGCGGCCAAAAGGTGGCGAAATTCAAGGGGAGCACACTGACTCGAATCATCCTATCCATTCGAACTGCTGCGTTCGACATCGTGACACAAGCCGACGGTACGGGTCCGCGATTCTTTATATTGGATACGCCTAGGCAACAAGACATTTCTCGCGATGACCTTGCGGAATACATTAGGAAAATTCAACTTCTCGCATCCGAACGATCAGCACAGGTGATTTTTTCCACCACGAATCATCGCTACGATCTGGGTGAGGATGATGCAGAGTGGACGCCCGAGTTCCCCGGGGCGGACCATTTGATGTTTTTAGGAGCACGATCAAACGAAGTACATGATGCTGAGCAGTCGTCGTAA
- a CDS encoding MarR family transcriptional regulator, which produces MGNTAATATAKTEAPRAATARPSGLADALFTRTQQRVLALLYGQPQRDFGVGELIAAAGAGNGAVQRELAKLADAGLLTVQRTGNQKRYQANPHSPIHDELLGIVQKTIGLAGPLGEALQPIAADIVSAFVYGSVAKHSDTARSDIDLMVISDTLGYADLMRALDGMQARLGRPVNPTLYTRADYTKRLRDENAFLQRVLQQPKIWVIGGMDDLAT; this is translated from the coding sequence ATGGGTAACACGGCCGCCACCGCCACTGCAAAGACCGAAGCGCCGCGTGCCGCAACCGCGCGGCCATCGGGCCTGGCCGATGCCTTGTTCACCCGCACCCAGCAACGCGTGCTGGCCCTGCTATACGGCCAGCCGCAGCGCGATTTCGGGGTCGGCGAACTGATCGCCGCCGCCGGCGCCGGCAACGGTGCGGTGCAGCGCGAACTGGCCAAGCTGGCCGACGCCGGCCTGCTCACGGTACAGCGCACCGGCAACCAGAAGCGCTACCAGGCCAATCCGCACTCGCCCATCCACGACGAACTGCTCGGCATCGTGCAGAAGACCATCGGCCTGGCCGGCCCGCTCGGCGAGGCCTTGCAGCCCATCGCCGCGGACATCGTGTCCGCCTTTGTCTACGGCTCGGTCGCCAAGCACAGCGACACCGCGCGCAGCGATATCGACCTGATGGTGATCTCCGATACGCTGGGCTATGCCGACCTGATGCGCGCGCTGGATGGCATGCAGGCGCGGCTGGGCCGCCCTGTCAATCCCACGCTGTACACGCGTGCCGACTACACCAAGCGGCTGCGCGACGAAAACGCATTCCTGCAGCGGGTGCTGCAGCAACCCAAGATCTGGGTGATTGGAGGAATGGATGACCTCGCCACTTGA
- a CDS encoding M1 family metallopeptidase encodes MRQILTTAIALALASVSPCTFAQPERPAPSVVAAPAAAVTTQLPRTARPRHYALEITPHADTMTFDGKVRIELDVLQATDRIVLQAANLRFGRSTLTGGKAKAALVAKVATDADAQTASFVFAKPLAPGSYVLSIDYSGVINTQANGLFALDYATPHGQRRALYTQFENSDARRFLPSWDEPDFKATFDLTVNAPAAQMVVGNMPVAATADLGNGLKRVAFQTTPKMSTYLLFLGVGDFERTALKGDNGTEIGVIAQQGKAEQARFALESGRDVLREYNDYFGVRYPLPKLDNIAAPGGSQFFSAMENWGAIFTFEHSLLLDPAVSDVTDRQRVFTTAAHEIAHQWFGDLVTMAWWDDLWLNEGFATWLEGRTTAKLHPEWDIDKTGPAYVSRAAMGRDAYATTHPVVQTVATVEQASQAFDGITYEKGSAVIGMLEDYVGADAWRDGVRRYIAKRAYGNAVTGDLWQEIDAAAPGKQFLQVAHDFTLQPGVPLIKVAARCNAGTTVVRLEQGEYTLDRPDKQPLRWHVPVAVRSGDKDVRVLVDGSAQLQLPGCAAPVLVNAGQKGYYRTLYAPAQFKALTAGFATLPVVDQLGVLLDTSALASVGLQPQADLLGLADTVPVGAASDLWVTVATVYAGIDDLFQGDPQSQAAWRRYALSRLAPEFATLGWDDRASDSAQAKQLRAHLIDTLGGMGDAQVIAEAHRRFAAFQADPTALSPELRNSVLGIVARHADAATWDALHRMAQKETSSMIRDQDYLLLAAAKDATLAQRALDMALTDEPGATNSASMISAVAREHPDLAFDFAVAHRDHVDTLIDTTSRARYYPRLGTGSVDLKMVDKIQAYAQRYLAATSRRDADAAIADIRTRVKLRAQRLPQIKAWLAGRKG; translated from the coding sequence ATGCGCCAGATCCTCACGACCGCCATCGCCCTGGCCTTGGCCAGCGTCTCGCCGTGCACGTTCGCCCAGCCGGAACGTCCTGCACCCAGTGTCGTCGCCGCGCCGGCCGCGGCGGTCACCACGCAATTGCCGCGCACCGCCAGGCCGCGCCATTACGCGCTGGAGATCACCCCGCACGCCGACACGATGACGTTCGACGGCAAGGTCCGCATCGAGCTCGACGTGCTGCAGGCCACCGACCGCATCGTGCTGCAGGCGGCCAATCTGCGCTTCGGCCGCAGCACCCTGACCGGCGGTAAGGCCAAGGCGGCGCTGGTGGCCAAGGTCGCCACCGACGCCGACGCGCAGACCGCCAGCTTCGTCTTCGCCAAGCCGCTGGCGCCGGGCAGCTACGTGCTGTCCATCGACTACAGCGGCGTCATCAACACCCAGGCCAACGGCCTGTTCGCGCTGGACTACGCCACCCCGCACGGCCAGCGCCGCGCGCTGTACACGCAGTTCGAGAACTCCGACGCGCGCCGGTTCCTGCCGTCCTGGGACGAACCCGACTTCAAGGCCACCTTCGACCTGACGGTGAACGCGCCGGCCGCGCAGATGGTGGTCGGCAACATGCCCGTGGCCGCCACCGCCGACCTCGGCAACGGCCTCAAGCGCGTCGCGTTCCAGACCACGCCGAAGATGTCCACCTACCTGCTGTTCCTGGGCGTGGGCGATTTCGAGCGCACCGCGCTCAAGGGCGACAACGGTACCGAGATCGGCGTGATCGCCCAGCAGGGCAAGGCCGAGCAGGCGCGCTTCGCGCTGGAGTCCGGCCGCGACGTGCTGCGCGAATACAACGACTACTTCGGCGTGCGCTATCCGCTGCCCAAGCTGGACAACATCGCCGCGCCGGGCGGCAGTCAGTTCTTCAGCGCCATGGAAAACTGGGGCGCCATCTTCACCTTCGAACATTCCTTGCTGCTGGACCCGGCGGTGTCGGACGTGACCGACCGCCAGCGCGTGTTCACCACCGCCGCGCACGAGATCGCGCACCAATGGTTCGGCGATCTGGTGACCATGGCCTGGTGGGACGACCTGTGGCTCAACGAAGGCTTCGCCACCTGGCTGGAAGGCCGCACCACCGCCAAGCTGCATCCGGAATGGGATATCGACAAGACCGGCCCGGCCTACGTCAGCCGCGCCGCCATGGGCCGCGACGCCTACGCCACCACCCACCCGGTGGTGCAGACCGTGGCCACCGTCGAACAGGCCAGCCAGGCCTTCGACGGCATCACCTACGAAAAGGGCTCGGCGGTGATCGGCATGCTGGAGGATTACGTCGGCGCCGACGCATGGCGCGACGGCGTGCGCCGCTACATCGCCAAGCGCGCCTACGGCAACGCCGTCACCGGCGACCTGTGGCAGGAAATCGACGCCGCCGCGCCCGGCAAGCAGTTCCTGCAGGTGGCGCACGACTTCACCCTGCAGCCCGGCGTGCCGCTGATCAAGGTCGCCGCCCGCTGCAACGCCGGCACCACCGTCGTGCGCCTGGAGCAGGGCGAATACACCCTCGACCGCCCCGACAAACAACCGCTGCGCTGGCACGTGCCGGTCGCCGTGCGCAGCGGCGACAAAGACGTGCGCGTGCTGGTGGACGGCAGCGCGCAGCTGCAACTGCCCGGCTGCGCCGCGCCGGTGCTGGTCAACGCCGGGCAGAAGGGCTACTACCGCACGCTGTACGCGCCCGCGCAGTTCAAGGCGCTGACCGCCGGCTTCGCCACGCTGCCGGTGGTGGACCAGCTCGGCGTGCTGCTGGATACCAGCGCACTGGCCAGCGTCGGCCTGCAGCCGCAAGCGGACCTGCTCGGCCTGGCCGACACCGTGCCGGTGGGCGCCGCGTCGGACCTGTGGGTCACCGTCGCCACGGTCTACGCCGGCATCGACGACCTGTTCCAGGGCGACCCGCAGAGCCAGGCCGCCTGGCGCCGCTACGCGCTGTCGCGGCTGGCGCCGGAGTTCGCCACCCTGGGCTGGGACGACCGCGCCAGCGACTCCGCCCAAGCCAAGCAATTGCGTGCGCACCTGATCGACACGCTCGGCGGCATGGGCGACGCCCAGGTGATCGCCGAGGCGCACCGCCGCTTCGCCGCATTCCAGGCCGACCCGACCGCCTTGTCGCCGGAACTGCGCAACAGCGTGCTGGGCATCGTCGCGCGCCATGCCGACGCCGCCACCTGGGACGCGCTGCACCGGATGGCGCAGAAAGAGACGTCCTCGATGATCCGCGACCAGGACTACCTGCTGCTGGCCGCCGCCAAGGACGCCACCCTCGCGCAACGCGCCCTGGACATGGCGCTGACCGACGAGCCCGGCGCCACCAACAGCGCCTCCATGATCTCGGCGGTCGCGCGCGAGCATCCGGACCTGGCCTTCGATTTCGCCGTGGCCCACCGCGACCACGTGGACACCCTGATCGACACCACTTCGCGCGCCCGTTATTACCCGCGCCTGGGCACCGGCTCCGTCGACCTGAAGATGGTCGACAAGATCCAGGCGTATGCGCAGCGCTACCTCGCCGCGACCTCGCGCCGCGATGCGGACGCGGCCATCGCCGACATCCGCACACGGGTGAAGCTGCGTGCGCAGCGGCTGCCGCAGATCAAGGCATGGTTGGCGGGGCGGAAGGGGTGA
- a CDS encoding DUF1444 family protein produces the protein MLTALFDKLFNRKPSPDAFAKLFEDALRAQGCRDELTYRPDEFRLVAPRGRIINLHNAYHDYTTADRQRLAEVLRSYAAAFVEEGGEENQIETLEQARPMLMPVVRHRAMFEEMRLEHVRAHGWETPFTTVWRELAEDCVELLAIDRPDSTSTLLAGPKDAWGITFEQALAIAHDNLRDVTPDRFVEVAAGIFRGAWQDAYDTSRVLLPDVLQRVPVKGRPVFMLPTRDCLLVVGDRDETAMAGMLELSMEAAANGRCISSLAFAYDDARRIVPFALPQPEHRRRQADLQRMMDAPAYSLQKELLEKIHEANHTDIFVASYRVFEENDGSGNQFSLATWTRDVDTSLPKADRIAFVMPKDESDADMVVVDWDKAVAVVAELMQQETDFYPPRFRVRDFPSEAQLRQLA, from the coding sequence ATGCTCACAGCACTGTTCGACAAGCTGTTCAATCGCAAGCCCAGCCCGGATGCGTTCGCCAAGCTGTTCGAGGACGCGTTGCGCGCGCAGGGCTGCCGCGACGAACTGACGTACCGGCCGGACGAATTCCGCCTTGTCGCGCCGCGCGGGCGCATCATCAATCTGCACAACGCCTATCACGACTACACCACGGCCGATCGCCAGCGCCTGGCCGAGGTGCTGCGCAGCTATGCCGCGGCCTTCGTGGAGGAGGGCGGCGAAGAAAACCAGATCGAGACATTGGAGCAGGCGCGGCCGATGCTGATGCCCGTCGTACGCCATCGCGCCATGTTCGAGGAAATGCGCCTGGAGCATGTCCGCGCGCATGGCTGGGAGACGCCGTTCACGACCGTCTGGCGCGAGCTGGCCGAGGACTGCGTCGAGTTGCTGGCGATCGACCGCCCCGATTCGACCTCGACCCTGCTCGCTGGGCCGAAGGACGCATGGGGCATCACCTTCGAGCAAGCCCTGGCCATCGCCCACGATAACCTGCGCGACGTCACGCCGGACCGCTTCGTCGAGGTCGCCGCAGGCATCTTCCGGGGCGCATGGCAGGACGCCTACGACACCAGCCGCGTGCTGCTGCCCGACGTGCTGCAGCGCGTCCCGGTGAAGGGGCGACCGGTGTTCATGCTGCCTACCCGCGATTGCCTGCTGGTGGTGGGCGACCGCGACGAAACCGCGATGGCCGGCATGCTGGAACTGAGCATGGAAGCGGCCGCGAACGGCCGTTGCATCTCCTCGCTAGCTTTCGCTTACGACGACGCGCGCCGCATCGTGCCGTTCGCGCTGCCGCAGCCCGAGCACCGGCGCCGCCAGGCCGATCTGCAGCGCATGATGGATGCGCCGGCCTATTCCCTGCAGAAGGAACTGCTGGAAAAGATCCACGAAGCGAACCACACCGACATCTTCGTCGCCTCCTACCGCGTGTTCGAGGAGAACGACGGCAGCGGTAATCAGTTCTCGCTGGCGACCTGGACCCGCGATGTCGACACCTCCTTGCCGAAGGCCGATCGCATCGCCTTCGTCATGCCCAAGGACGAGAGCGACGCGGACATGGTGGTCGTGGACTGGGACAAGGCCGTCGCGGTGGTCGCCGAACTGATGCAGCAGGAAACGGACTTCTATCCGCCGCGCTTTCGCGTGCGTGACTTTCCCAGCGAGGCGCAACTCAGGCAACTGGCATGA
- a CDS encoding type II toxin-antitoxin system RelE/ParE family toxin: MARIRLGSGVIEDLERIAAYLRDQESAHAEERAEEIVSAFDVLAGNPLIGRPVHADSRELVMGRGSRGYVALYRYVDVTDTVVVLAIRAQREAGYARDA; encoded by the coding sequence GTGGCGCGCATTCGCCTCGGCTCCGGCGTGATCGAGGATCTGGAGCGGATCGCCGCGTATTTGCGCGACCAAGAGAGCGCGCATGCAGAAGAGAGAGCCGAGGAGATCGTCAGCGCGTTCGATGTACTGGCAGGCAATCCGTTGATCGGCCGTCCGGTCCATGCAGACAGCCGCGAACTGGTGATGGGCCGCGGTTCGCGCGGATACGTGGCGTTGTATCGCTATGTGGATGTGACCGACACGGTGGTCGTGCTGGCGATCCGCGCACAGCGAGAGGCGGGCTATGCACGCGATGCATGA
- a CDS encoding DUF1778 domain-containing protein, protein MSTTTIRLPDALKARIAKAAEAAGTTSHNFILEAIAEKAELAERRADFHAQADQRWAEFLETGETIPWDEARTYFRAQVAGKPAKRPVARKLED, encoded by the coding sequence ATGAGCACCACCACCATCCGCCTGCCGGACGCGCTCAAGGCCCGCATCGCCAAGGCGGCGGAAGCGGCCGGCACCACGTCGCACAACTTCATCCTGGAAGCCATCGCCGAGAAGGCCGAGCTGGCCGAGCGGCGCGCCGACTTCCACGCCCAGGCCGATCAGCGTTGGGCCGAGTTCCTGGAGACGGGTGAGACCATCCCGTGGGACGAGGCGCGCACCTACTTCAGGGCCCAGGTTGCAGGAAAGCCTGCGAAGCGGCCGGTGGCGCGCAAGCTGGAAGACTGA
- a CDS encoding MarR family transcriptional regulator has product MELKPQDLVVLYKQVAQAGRSWTYASLGEALQMSASQVHRSVKRCTASGLALEKGRGEWEAVRTALHEFAVHGVRYAFPAALGPVRRGIPTAFGAPPLSVDIASAPGEAPVWPSAEGTAKGPGVAPLSANAPHAALADPGLYELLALQDALRIGRARERTLAAKHLKQRLGLGDAS; this is encoded by the coding sequence GTGGAGCTGAAACCCCAGGACCTCGTGGTGCTGTACAAGCAGGTCGCTCAAGCAGGGCGATCCTGGACGTATGCCTCCTTGGGTGAAGCGCTGCAGATGAGTGCCTCGCAAGTGCACCGTAGCGTGAAGCGATGCACGGCATCCGGCTTGGCGCTTGAGAAAGGGCGTGGCGAATGGGAGGCGGTGCGTACGGCGCTGCATGAATTCGCAGTCCACGGCGTGCGCTATGCGTTCCCCGCCGCCTTGGGTCCTGTGCGACGAGGGATCCCCACGGCGTTCGGCGCGCCGCCGCTGTCCGTGGATATCGCCAGCGCGCCCGGCGAGGCGCCGGTGTGGCCGAGTGCAGAAGGCACGGCAAAGGGGCCGGGCGTGGCGCCGTTGTCCGCCAATGCGCCGCACGCTGCGCTGGCCGATCCTGGCTTGTACGAATTGTTGGCGCTTCAGGACGCCTTGCGCATCGGCCGTGCGCGCGAGCGCACATTGGCTGCCAAGCACCTCAAGCAACGGTTGGGCCTCGGTGATGCGAGCTGA
- a CDS encoding adenylosuccinate synthase gives MGQSVVVLGAQWGDEGKGKIVDLLTEEIGAVVRFQGGHNAGHTLVINGKKTVLHLIPSGILREDALCLIGNGVVISPAALIKEISELEEAGVEVRSRLKISPAAPLIMPYHIALDQAREKAAGGKAIGTTGRGIGPAYEDKVARRGIRIADLHYPPQLEELLRTALDYHNFVLTKYLGVEAVDFQKTFDEALAFGEYVQPMKSDVAGILHELRKQGKRVLFEGAQGALLDIDHGTYPYVTSSNTTVGGALAGTGVGADAIDYVLGIAKAYATRVGGGPFPTELDDEVGQGIRDRGAEYGASTGRPRRCGWMDIVALKRAVAINGISGLCITKLDVLDGMEKLKICIAYEYRGKRTEYAPLDAQGWEECTPVYLEFPGWTENTHGITVWDELPPAARAYLRALEELAGCPISIVSTGPDRDHTMVLQDPFA, from the coding sequence ATGGGTCAGTCAGTTGTCGTGCTCGGCGCCCAGTGGGGCGATGAAGGCAAAGGCAAGATCGTCGATCTGCTCACCGAGGAAATCGGCGCCGTCGTGCGCTTCCAGGGCGGCCACAACGCCGGCCACACCCTCGTCATCAACGGCAAGAAGACCGTCCTGCACCTGATCCCGTCCGGCATCCTGCGCGAAGACGCGCTGTGCCTGATCGGCAACGGCGTGGTGATCTCCCCGGCCGCCTTGATCAAGGAAATCAGCGAGCTGGAGGAAGCGGGCGTGGAAGTGCGTTCGCGCCTGAAGATCTCCCCGGCCGCGCCGCTGATCATGCCGTACCACATCGCCCTGGATCAGGCCCGCGAGAAGGCCGCCGGCGGCAAGGCCATCGGCACCACCGGCCGCGGCATCGGCCCGGCGTACGAAGACAAGGTGGCGCGCCGCGGCATCCGCATCGCCGACCTGCATTACCCGCCGCAACTGGAAGAACTGCTGCGCACCGCGCTGGACTACCACAACTTCGTGCTGACCAAGTACCTGGGCGTGGAAGCGGTCGATTTCCAGAAGACCTTCGACGAGGCCCTGGCCTTCGGCGAATACGTACAGCCGATGAAGTCCGACGTGGCCGGCATCCTCCACGAGCTGCGCAAGCAGGGCAAGCGCGTGCTGTTCGAAGGCGCGCAGGGCGCGTTGCTGGACATCGACCACGGCACCTACCCGTACGTCACCAGCTCCAACACCACCGTCGGCGGCGCGCTGGCCGGCACCGGCGTCGGCGCCGATGCCATCGACTACGTGCTGGGCATCGCCAAGGCCTACGCCACCCGCGTCGGCGGCGGCCCGTTCCCGACCGAACTGGACGACGAAGTCGGCCAGGGCATCCGCGACCGCGGCGCCGAGTACGGCGCCTCCACCGGCCGCCCGCGCCGCTGCGGCTGGATGGACATCGTCGCGCTCAAGCGCGCCGTGGCCATCAACGGCATTTCCGGCCTGTGCATCACCAAGCTCGACGTGCTCGACGGCATGGAGAAGCTGAAGATCTGCATCGCCTACGAGTACCGCGGCAAGCGCACCGAATACGCGCCGCTGGACGCGCAGGGCTGGGAAGAGTGCACCCCGGTGTACCTGGAGTTCCCCGGCTGGACCGAGAACACCCACGGCATCACCGTGTGGGACGAACTGCCGCCCGCCGCCCGCGCCTACCTGCGCGCGCTGGAGGAACTGGCCGGCTGCCCGATCTCCATCGTCTCCACCGGCCCGGACCGCGACCACACGATGGTGTTGCAGGATCCGTTCGCCTGA
- a CDS encoding DUF2065 family protein — protein sequence MHDLIAALCLMIVFEGLVLLVAPEAWKRLVQQMLAMPTAQLRASGGVAVAVGLLALWWVRA from the coding sequence ATGCACGACCTGATCGCCGCGCTGTGCCTGATGATCGTCTTCGAGGGGCTGGTGCTGCTGGTCGCGCCGGAGGCCTGGAAGCGGCTGGTGCAGCAGATGCTGGCCATGCCGACCGCGCAGCTGCGTGCGTCTGGTGGCGTGGCCGTGGCGGTGGGGCTGCTGGCCCTGTGGTGGGTCCGCGCCTGA